Proteins from one Microcoleus sp. FACHB-672 genomic window:
- a CDS encoding DUF1206 domain-containing protein: MRQSASLWIERLARFGYAAKGIVYAIVGLLALQAAMGTGGKTTDTQGALEAIVTQPFGKFLLSLVAIGLLSYAIWRFVEALKDPENKGTDAKGLASRAGAAVSGLIYTGLALSAVKIVLGSRSAGGDNSTADSTARLMAQPFGQWLVGTVGAIILGVGFYHFYKAYSAKFRKELKLSQMSNTQETWAIRLGRFGLAARGVVLSITGIFLLQAARQSDPNQAQGLSGALDALAQQPYGPWLLGIVALGLMAYGTYMGVQARFRRIVTG; this comes from the coding sequence ATGAGACAAAGTGCTTCTTTATGGATTGAACGTTTAGCGCGGTTTGGTTATGCGGCTAAAGGAATCGTCTATGCAATTGTTGGCTTACTAGCGCTACAGGCGGCGATGGGCACAGGTGGCAAAACGACTGATACACAAGGCGCTTTAGAGGCAATTGTGACGCAACCGTTTGGAAAATTTTTGCTGAGTTTAGTGGCTATTGGACTACTCAGCTATGCGATATGGCGTTTTGTGGAAGCGCTAAAAGATCCAGAGAATAAAGGTACAGACGCGAAGGGACTTGCATCGCGTGCGGGAGCTGCAGTTAGCGGCCTGATTTATACCGGCTTAGCCTTGAGCGCTGTTAAAATCGTTCTCGGTTCAAGAAGTGCCGGCGGAGACAATTCCACAGCAGACTCGACGGCCCGTTTAATGGCGCAGCCGTTCGGTCAGTGGCTAGTGGGAACCGTGGGAGCAATTATACTTGGGGTGGGTTTCTATCACTTCTATAAAGCTTATAGCGCCAAATTCCGTAAGGAACTCAAGTTAAGCCAGATGAGCAACACACAGGAAACTTGGGCAATACGGTTGGGTAGATTTGGTCTGGCTGCACGGGGTGTTGTTTTAAGCATCACCGGCATCTTTTTGCTCCAAGCAGCACGTCAATCTGACCCCAACCAAGCGCAAGGATTGAGCGGCGCACTCGATGCACTTGCACAACAGCCTTATGGGCCTTGGCTTTTGGGGATCGTGGCGCTTGGTCTGATGGCTTATGGAACTTATATGGGAGTACAAGCTCGTTTTCGTCGAATTGTTACAGGTTAA
- a CDS encoding DUF4214 domain-containing protein, with protein MLETIDSLMKGLEASKMKGEILASAALLFTMSLAGPVKAANAVNFNGMLASQDCQTCAVNSPALIAQSSSDDRQVYDAINRIYKDVLGRDADYRGLRTWARELENGATLQDIREEIARSDEAENRIEDIYRDVLGRNADSRGTRTWVNALAGGASLRDVRERVADSREAEDAINRLYREVLGRDADRKGMKTWKRELGEGASLTQIRREIGNSAEARQRRRR; from the coding sequence ATGTTAGAGACGATTGACAGTCTTATGAAGGGGTTGGAGGCAAGCAAGATGAAAGGCGAAATTCTGGCAAGTGCAGCGCTACTCTTCACCATGAGTTTAGCAGGGCCGGTGAAAGCAGCAAATGCCGTAAACTTTAATGGGATGCTGGCGAGTCAGGACTGCCAAACGTGCGCCGTGAACAGTCCGGCTTTGATCGCTCAAAGCAGCAGCGATGACCGGCAAGTTTACGACGCGATTAACAGGATTTATAAAGATGTACTGGGTCGAGATGCTGATTATCGGGGACTCAGAACTTGGGCCAGAGAGTTAGAAAATGGTGCGACGCTTCAAGACATCCGCGAGGAGATCGCCCGTAGCGATGAAGCTGAGAACAGGATCGAAGATATTTATCGAGACGTGCTGGGGCGAAATGCTGATTCTCGCGGCACCAGAACTTGGGTTAATGCGCTTGCCGGTGGTGCGAGTCTGCGTGATGTTCGCGAAAGAGTTGCTGACAGCCGAGAAGCGGAGGATGCGATCAATCGCCTCTATCGAGAAGTGCTGGGTCGAGATGCTGATCGTAAAGGCATGAAAACTTGGAAACGCGAGTTAGGCGAGGGTGCGTCCCTCACCCAAATTCGTCGCGAAATTGGTAATAGTGCAGAAGCCCGCCAGCGTAGAAGACGCTAA
- a CDS encoding DUF1003 domain-containing protein, with protein sequence MKTSTPSQKKPSKIEQLPLENDKSTPGQRLADALAAKVGSWGFLTVQTSILAGWVGMNMMPGVPHWDEQPFILLNLVFSFASAYTAPIVLMSQNRQSDIEREKNEYDHKVNRQSAQNVELLHEKIDSLQAQQLKELTQIVKQQQQSLNEIRASVVPVLKKQQQSPNEIKMLDTQFPNGYSIYLPFKFDELVENNTQEFKSLIPPQK encoded by the coding sequence ATGAAAACATCTACTCCTTCACAAAAAAAGCCATCAAAGATAGAACAGTTACCGCTAGAAAATGACAAATCGACCCCAGGACAGCGCCTTGCCGATGCGCTTGCAGCTAAAGTGGGATCTTGGGGATTTCTGACTGTACAAACTAGCATCCTAGCTGGGTGGGTTGGGATGAACATGATGCCTGGAGTGCCTCACTGGGACGAACAACCGTTCATCCTGCTCAACTTGGTCTTTTCCTTTGCCTCAGCCTACACTGCACCGATTGTGTTGATGAGTCAAAACCGGCAGTCTGATATAGAGCGCGAAAAAAATGAATATGACCACAAAGTGAATCGTCAATCTGCACAAAACGTTGAGCTGCTGCATGAAAAAATTGACTCCTTGCAGGCTCAACAGCTTAAAGAACTGACTCAAATTGTTAAACAGCAACAGCAGTCGCTCAATGAAATTAGGGCAAGTGTGGTGCCGGTGCTTAAGAAGCAGCAGCAATCTCCCAATGAAATTAAAATGCTTGATACCCAGTTTCCTAATGGATATTCAATCTACCTCCCCTTCAAATTTGATGAATTAGTTGAGAACAACACTCAAGAGTTTAAATCGCTTATTCCTCCCCAAAAATAA
- a CDS encoding cadmium resistance transporter: MSGFITAIPTGITAFTATNLDDLAILTLLFSQVNATFRRRHIVMGQYLGFSTLVVASLTGFLGGLVLPSHWIGLLGFAPIAVGLNSLLNPDSDSPEEMQEETDLDKSFPFARFLSPHTFSVASITIANGSDNISIYMPLFANSALESLLGIIGVFLSLVGVWCYATYKLASQPAVADVLTRYGNHLVPFVLIGLGVFIVLDSASLTPIALAASCLCLAGLVKLYAMSGLLLEAKEN; this comes from the coding sequence ATGAGCGGATTTATCACTGCAATCCCCACCGGCATCACAGCTTTCACAGCCACCAATCTTGACGATCTAGCGATCCTGACACTGTTATTCTCCCAGGTGAATGCAACCTTTCGCCGGCGACACATTGTGATGGGTCAGTATCTGGGTTTCAGCACCCTAGTCGTTGCCAGCTTAACCGGCTTCTTGGGAGGCTTGGTCTTGCCATCCCATTGGATTGGACTTCTGGGTTTTGCACCAATTGCTGTTGGGCTGAACAGTTTGTTAAATCCAGACAGTGATTCGCCAGAGGAGATGCAGGAGGAAACAGATTTAGATAAATCTTTTCCCTTCGCTCGTTTTCTATCTCCCCACACCTTTAGCGTGGCATCTATTACCATCGCCAATGGTAGCGACAATATCAGTATCTATATGCCATTGTTTGCCAACAGTGCCCTAGAAAGCTTGCTGGGGATCATTGGAGTCTTTCTGTCACTGGTTGGGGTTTGGTGCTACGCAACTTATAAGTTGGCTTCTCAACCAGCAGTCGCCGATGTGCTAACCCGCTACGGCAACCATCTCGTTCCCTTTGTCTTGATTGGCTTAGGTGTGTTTATTGTCCTCGACAGTGCTTCGCTCACTCCGATAGCGTTGGCAGCTAGTTGCTTGTGTTTGGCTGGACTGGTCAAACTGTATGCCATGAGTGGGCTGTTGCTGGAAGCAAAAGAAAATTGA
- a CDS encoding YidH family protein, translated as MHLLFKSPKVDADKPRRLNPSRVREHQANERTYLAWMRTAIALMGFGVVIVRLRTFQTPLLPGPGNGWKLGLVFSLVGLMTVLLSAGHYFAVRRDIEEDTYEPADRWVILLSLAVILLGTGVIYFAFAAPLSPMSPVVPD; from the coding sequence ATGCATTTACTGTTTAAATCCCCCAAAGTAGATGCAGACAAGCCAAGGCGACTGAATCCGTCACGGGTGCGGGAACATCAAGCAAATGAGCGCACCTACCTGGCATGGATGCGGACTGCAATTGCCCTGATGGGTTTTGGCGTCGTCATTGTGCGCCTTCGCACTTTCCAGACGCCTCTTTTGCCTGGTCCCGGCAATGGCTGGAAGTTGGGTTTAGTGTTTTCTTTAGTGGGTCTAATGACGGTGTTGCTCTCAGCCGGCCACTATTTTGCCGTGCGCCGCGACATCGAGGAAGATACTTATGAGCCGGCAGACCGCTGGGTAATCCTGCTCAGTCTTGCTGTGATCCTTCTAGGAACTGGGGTGATCTATTTTGCATTCGCAGCCCCTCTTAGCCCAATGAGTCCTGTTGTACCTGACTGA